A single Perca flavescens isolate YP-PL-M2 chromosome 2, PFLA_1.0, whole genome shotgun sequence DNA region contains:
- the LOC114546471 gene encoding apolipoprotein L3-like: protein MAAISLSNWQYGLKPWTSQSKDLKLRGEEETKIIKVEAEQLYEAIQRYIVLLSQHGDTLKGHTDELLCIADNLDKVSKGTKIAGITGGATTAAGGVAAAAGVILAPVTLGLSLALTVVGVGMAAAGGVTGASAAIANKANVSQGKKKLEKTFQEYKDLMVNFQDCLKFINEGLEQLKQHDLSVLSEARKESVKVAKMVQMAITGGASARAIEANSKASGLIDGFALGIDLFIQGKNVQRPKKDLKSELAKKIRKLAEELNKGLDELKDLFSEQCSGVKAF, encoded by the exons ATG GCTGCCATCTCTTTGTCCAACTGGCAATACGGACTAAAAC CCTGGACTTCTCAGAGCAAAGACCTCAAACttagaggagaggaagaaacaaA AATCATCAAAGTTGAAGCTGAACAGCTCTACGAAGCTATCCAGCGTTACATCGTCCTGCTGTCTCAACATGGTGACACTCTGAAGGGGCACACTGACGAGTTGCTCTGCATTGCTGACAACTTGGACAAG GTTTCAAAGGGGACAAAGATTGCTGGCATCACAGGAGGAGCTACAACTGCAGCAGGAGGTGTTGCAGCAGCGGCTGGGGTGATTCTGGCCCCAGTAACACTGGGATTATCACTGGCACTGACTGTAGTTGGGGTTGGCATGGCCGCAGCCGGCGGCGTCACTGGTGCATCAGCAGCCATCGCCAACAAG GCGAACGTCAGTCAGGGCAAGAAGAAACTCGAGAAGACCTTCCAGGAGTACAAGGACCTCATGGTGAATTTTCAGGATTGCTTGAAGTTCATCAACGAGGGCTTAGAGCAGCTAAAGCAGCATGATCTGTCTGTTCTGAGTGAAGCCAGGAAGGAGTCGGTGAAAGTAGCAAAGATGGTACAGATGGCCATTACTGGAGGAGCCAGTGCCAGGGCCATAGAGGCTAACAGTAAAGCGTCCGGGCTGATTGACGGCTTCGCCCTCGGCATCGATCTCTTCATCCAAGGAAAGAATGTTCAGAGGCCGAAGAAGGACCTCAAGTCGGAGCTTGCTAAGAAAATCCGCAAGCTAGCAGAGGAGCTCAATAAGGGTTTGGATGAGCTCAAGGACTTGTTCAGTGAGCAATGTTCAGGAGTGAAAGCTTTTTAA